GTCACAATTCGCGATGCTGGCTGGATCCAATTATATGCAGAAACAAACCAGGAAGCAGTTGATTTGCATATTCTAGGATTTAAATTGGCGGAAAGTTTAATGCTGCCAGTGATGGTTAATATGGATGGTTTTGCTTTAACCCATACATATGAACCAGTAGAAATCGCTGAAGAAAGTTTAATCAAAAAATATTTACCTGTTTATGTTCCACCTAAAGACACTATTTTAGACGTGAATAATCCGCGTTCCTTGGGTACCTTTGCTACGCCAGGAAGATATATGGAAATTCGGCAGGAACTTTTTGAGGATGTAGCGGCGGCCAAAAAAGAAATTGTAAAATTAAATTCTGAATTTAAAAAAGTTTTTGGCCGAGGATTGGGCGACAATGGCTTGGTTGAACAATATAAAACTAAAGATGCGGACATAATTTTAGTGGCCATGGGTTCTGTCTGCGGCACAATTAAAGAAGCAATTGATGAATTAAGGGATAAAGGCAATAGAGTTGGTTTATTAAAAATAATTTCTTTCCGGCCATTTCCAGATGATGAAATCGCTACAATTTTAAGTAAAGCAAAATATATTGGGGTAATTGATAAATCTATTTCTATTGGCACAGAAGGAGTTTTGGCTTCTGATATTAAACGCGCTTGTTATAACAAAACAAAAGCAGAAATTAAGTCATTTGTGGTCGGGTTGGGCGGACGCGATGTGACCGAGTCTATGATTAGCGATATTGTGGAATTGGCAAAGGATAAATCTAATGAAACACGGTTTGTGGGGAAGTAAGCAGTGTAATTTTTAATTAATAATTTTTAATTTCTATTGAATTTTTAATGATTTAATTTTTAAATTAATTCATTAGAGCATTTAGTCATTGATTAAAAATTAAAAATTAGTAATTAGTCATTAAATGATTGTTAGTCCCGCGAGGCGTGATATAAATATAAAATATGCCAACATATAAAAACCCATTTGAGCATTTACTTAATCCCGGCCACACAGCTTGTCCGGGTTGTGGCCAGCTGATTGCGGCGCGGCACGTGATTAATGCTTGCGGTAAAGATACGATTATTGCTAATGCCACTGGCTGTTTAGAAGTCACAACTTCCAAACACCCGACTTCTTCCTGGAAAGTCCCATGGATTCATTCTTTATTTGAAAACCCATCTGCAGTGGGTACTGGTATTTTAGCTGCCTTAAAACAAAAGGGTTTAGATAAAAAAGTTAAAGTTTTAGTTCAGGGCGGTGATGGTTCAACTTTTGATATTGGGCTGGGTTTAATTTCAGGCATGTGGGAGCGAGGCGATAATATATTATATGTCTGTTATGACACGGAAGTTTATTCCAATACCGGGTATCAGGCCTCGGGAGCAACGCCACACGATGCTTTTACCCGTACGTCCTGGCCAGGGAAAAATTCACAAGGCAATTCATTTTATAAAAAGAATATGTTAGAAATTGCTTTAGCGCACAAATTGCCATATATCGCCTCAACTACAACAGGCTTAATTGAAGATATTAAACGCAAAGTGAAAAAGGCCTGGGAAATTGAAGGCCCAAAGTTTATACATATATTAACGCCGTGTATTCCGGGTTGGGGCATTGAAGATAATATGGCAATTGCATTTGGCAAACTGGCGCAAAAAACAGGATTTTTCCCAGTAGTGGAATTTGTTAATGGCGAATTAGTAAATGCCATGAAAGTGCCGCAGGATACACCCACGGTTGAGGAATATTTAAAAAATCATATTAGATTTAAGCATCTTTTCAAGGATCCAAAAGGCCAAGAAGAAATCGCGGTTTTACAAAAAATTTGCGCTGACAATATTAGAAAATATAATCTGAAGTAAAATTTTGCTTGCTATTATTTAAAACGCAAAAGTATTATAATAAGTATAGCTAATAAATCTAATTAATAACCTTCATTTTTATGAAAATGAGCGTTTTGGGCTGGATTGCCTTTGTTTTGGTCATCGTCGGTGGCCTAAATTGGGGTCTAGTCGGCATCTTTAATTATGATTTAGTGGCTGCTATTTTCGGCAGCATGAGCATGTTATCTCGCATTGTTTACACCTTGGTTGGCTTGGGCGCTATTTACATGATTGGAAGCGCGGCAATGATGAAAAAGTCTTAATTCTAATATTGAGAAACTCCCTTAGGCAAAAAGTTTAGGGGAGTTTTTATTTTCCCCCATTTCCACTCTTTCCCCCTTGACCGGATTATATAGCCATGTTACAATGTCACTAATTAGTGCTTGAAATTGGAAACTGGAAATTGGAAATTAGGGATAGGATAAATATTTAAATTAAATTCAATCAATCCCCAATTTCAAATTTCTAATTGCTAATTTCCTCTTATGGTCAAAAAAGACAAGATCATTATCAAAGGTGCCAGAGTTCATAATCTGAAGAATTTAAATGTTGAAATTCCGAAAAATAAATTCGTGGTCATTACCGGCCTTTCTGGTTCTGGCAAATCATCTTTGGCCTTTGATACTATTTTTGCCGAGGGGCAGAGACAATATGTGGAAAGCTTGTCTTCTTATGCGCGGCAATTTATTGGCGTAATGGATAAGCCTGATGTTGATCAGATTGAAGGTTTGTCACCTGTAATTGCGATTGATCAAAAATCAACTTCAAATAACCCTCGTTCAACCGTGGGCACGATTACGGAGATCTATGATTATCTCCGTCTTTTATTTGCCAGAGTCGGACATTTGCATTGTCCGATTTGCGGCCAGGAAATCCAGAAATTGGGCATTAGGCAGATTGTGGAAAAAATTTCTACTTTGCCAGCGCAAACCCGATTAGCTGTCTTAGCGCCAATTGTCATTGGCCAAAAAGGCAAGCTGGATCATTTGATTAGGAAGATGAAAAAGGCCAATTTTTATCAGTTGCGCTTGGATGGCAAAATTTATGGCATGAATGAAATTGAAAAGCTTTTAATTGATGAAGAAGCTGAACATAATTTAGATGTTTTGATTGATTATATGTTTGTGGAGAAAATTAATCCAGAAAAAATGGCGCAAAGCCCTTTGTACCAAGCAGTGAAAAAGGCTTTGGATTTATCAAATGGCATGGTAAAAATTCTACGCAAAGACAGCAATACTGACTTAACTTTTTCCCAAAATTTGCATTGTGCTAAATGCGATTTGAATTTGCCGGAAATTGAATTGCGCAGTTTTTCTTTTAATTCTCCTTTTGGCGCTTGTCCAAAATGCACTGGCTTGGGCGTGAATTTGGAAATTGATCCGCAACTTGTTGTTTTTAATCCGCGCCTGACAATTGAACAGGGAGCAATAAAAGTTTGGACTCGTTTAACTGCGAATCAGCCGCACCAGCACAAGATCCTGGAAGCGGTTGCTAAGGTGCACGGCGTGCCATTAAATAAAGCAGTGGAAAAAATGGACAAAGAAGATTTACATCTTATTTTATATGGCACTGGCAATGAAGAATATGAGATTAATGGCAAAAAATATACTTTTGAAGGCATTATCCCGTTTTTAGAAAAAAAATACCGCGAATCAGATTCTGATTACATCCAAAAAGAAATTGAGGATTATATGCGGGAAATTATTTGTCCCGAATGCCATGGCAAAAGATTAAAGCCAGAAAGTTTGGCTGTAACTGTTTTGGATAAAAATATCGCTGACCTTGTTAATTTTAATTTACAAAAATTATCAGATTTTTTTATTGCCATGGAAAAAGATTCCAAGCAAGCAAAAGGCCGATTTGCACTTTCAGAAAATGAATATAAAATTGCCCGGCAGTTAATAGTAGAAATAAAACGCCGTTTAGAATATTTAATTAATGTCTCTTTAGATTATTTAACTTTGGATCGCAGTGCCACAACCTTGGCAGGCGGTGAAGCCCAAAGAATTCGTCTGGCCAAGCAGATTTCCTCATCTTTGACTGAAATAATTTATGTTTTGGACGAGCCTTCAATTGGTTTGCATCAGCGCGATAATAATAGGTTGATTGAGACACTGAAAAAATTGCGTGATATGGGCAATACTGTCTTAGTGGTAGAACATGATCAGGCAATCATGGAAGCCGCTGATGTGGTGATTGATATTGGTCCTGGTGCTGGTGAATATGGCGGACAATTAGTTGATATTGGCCCGATTGAAAAAATTAAAAAGAACAAAGAATCTTTAACCGGCTTATATTTATCAGGCAAATACAAAATTGAAGCACGCAAGATTTATCGCAAGGGCAATAATAAATTTTTAACAGTTAAGGGCGCAACGGCCAATAATTTAAAAAATCTGGACGTAAAATTTCCTTTGGGTAAGTTTATCGCAGTCACCGGTGTGTCTGGCTCCGGCAAATCAACTTTAGTCTCTGACATTTTATCAAGAGCCTTGGCCAAGCATTTTTATCGCGCCAAAGAACAGCCAGTTGAACACAAAGAAATTATGGGCATAGGCAATTTAGATAAAGTTATTACTGTTGACCAGTCGCCAATCGGCAGAACGCCTCGTTCCAATCCCGCGACTTATACTGGTGTTTTTACCTATATTCGCGATTTATTTACGCAAACTCCAGAAGCGAAGATGCGCGGTTTTGATGCTGGCAAATTCAGTTTTAATGTTGTGGGCGGACGCTGTGAAACCTGCGCCGGTGAAGGCTTGGTTAAAATTGAAATGCAATTTTTGCCTGATGTTTATGTGGAATGTGAAGAATGCCATGGCACGCGCTATGTTAAAGAAGCTTTGGAGATTCATTATAAAGGAAAAAATATCGCTAATATTTTAGACATGCCGATTGATGAAGCGAAAAGATTTTTTTCAGATATACCAATCATTGCTGAAAAGCTAATGATTTTATATGATGTTGGTCTGGGGTATTTAAAGCTTGGCCAGCCAGCCACAACTTTATCAGGCGGCGAAGCGCAACGAGTTAAATTGGCAACTGAACTTTCGCGCCGGGCTACTGGTAAAACTTTATATATTTTAGATGAACCCACAACTGGTTTGCATTTTGATGATATTAATCGGCTCTTGGGAGTTTTACAAAAATTAGTTGATAAAGGCAACACTGTTTTGGTGATTGAACATAATTTGGATGTAATTAAATCAGCTGACTGGGTAATTGATATGGGGCCTGAAGGCGGGGACAAAGGCGGTAAAATTATTGCTCAAGGCACGCCCAAAGATATTACCAAAGTAAAATCAAGTTATACAGGACAATATTTGAAAAAATTAGTGAGATAAAATATGCCCGCATTGTCATTCTCGAGCGAAGCGAAGAATCTGTTAATTAGTGGTAACAGATCCTTCATTTCATTCAGGATGACAATGCGGGCGTATTTTATTACTTCACCCCCTGTTCCCACAATAAATCAAAAATTGTTTTCATAGAATTGTATAAGGCTTTTGATTCAATGACCACAATGAATATATGTTCTTCTAAAGAAGTCAAAGCAACTTTATTTTCATAAATTGATATATCCATATCTACTGTTAAGCCTTTAGGTAAAAATTTGATTTGTTGTTTGGTGCCTTTTAACCTTTTAGCAAAATCGCGGTCTATTTCAGTATTGGAAAGCAAATGTTTGCCGACCAAAGGTACAGATTTGGCTAATTTATCCGTTATCCAAGCCTCTACTTCTTCTGGCAAATGTTCAGCAATTCGCCCAGTTGCCGTAATAAAACAAGCTTCTTTAACATTTTCAATATAATGGTAAACACTGGCCACGCCTTCTTTGCCTTCAAAATAATTGATTTTTGGTTTCCAGGCCGGTTTATTGTAAATAGCTAAAAGGGAAGGAAGTAGGTTTTTTAAATCAACAACTTTATTTCTCAAATCAGACAGAATTTTAGTTGGATCAGCTGCAATATAGCGGCTGATTTTTGTTTCAGGTAATTCTGAAACATAGCCGCGTTTAATCAGGCCTTCTAAAATAATATAAATTATTGACCTTTTGAGCTTGGCTCTTTGGCTAATCTGGCTGACTGTACCGCTGCCCAATTCCATTAAAGATAAATACACCAGGGCTTCTTTTTCAGTAAAGCCAATGTTTTGGAGTAAAGTTGATAATTTTTCGTCCATGGGTTTGAATTATGAATTAGGAGATATGAATTATGAAATTTGGTGTGGGCGAAAACGACCATCTTTCGGATCGACACACTTTTGTGTGTTACAGTAACAGACTGAAGTCTGTCATTCCGTCCCTGGCCGTTTTCGCCTTTTTATCTAGGATAGTGTAGTTTCAGTATAGCAAATCCTGCTTAATTTGTCAATATTTTTGATAAAAATAATGATAATTTGGCTAAAATGACTAATTTTAGGTAAAAAAATGGTGTGATGTTATTGACAATATTAAATAAATGCGTTATAATTGGTTATTCAAGCTAGAACCTTGAAAAACTAAAGAAGGAGGAAAGAAAAATGGGTAGATTTGATGATGATCCAGAAGAGGGCATACTTTTATTTACAAGCGTGCTTCTCGTTGGTGACATACTAACGTTATGGTCATTTCTCCAATCTGGGGACGCTCCATTAGTCGCTTTCAAGGACATCCCGTTTGGAATTATAATTCTCATAGGAGTAGGCATTTTGCATTTTCTTGCGATAGGAGGATCAATTTTAGTCATTAGGAAAGAAATAATGGAAGAAAAAACTAAAAAAACTAAAGTACAAGGTGCCAAGGAGGAGAAAAAATGAGAAATTGGTGGAATAGTATGGATAGGATTGATCGAACGAGGATTAAAGCAGCCATTAGTTTCGTTATTCTAATTGGCGGTATAATTCCTGGGACGATTCTTTTTTTTACGTATCTACAAGATACTGGCACAAACCGTATTATCTATGATACAACCGAGCAGGAGGTCATAGAGGATGTAAGTTTTTACGAATGGCTAAAAGATTTTCCAGCTCAAGAAAAGTATTATTGTATAGCAGAAGAAATTATTTTTACTGATACTGTAGCTAATATGGGCTATCAGGCAAAGCTACGCATCCAACCTAAAGATCGAACATTTAGAAAGTTTTTGAAAAAAGAAACGCAAGGCACACATAAGTATTACCTCGAGCTACATAAAAGCGTTTCTAGCTGTGTAAGTGAGATTGGTTTGCGGAGGTATGATGTTAAGGACTACCCTGCAATCACAATCCGCGCAATGTCGATAAGTAACATGAATGAGCTTTGTCCACTTGCCGCCCAGTATGGCTATGAGTGGTCAAGTAATCTGGAAATAGTTCAATGTCATGGCAATTTGCCTTCGGAGGATAATGTACAAAAGAATGACTGCTTGAATTCAGCCAGATTTGCCAATTATCCATAAATTTTAGGGATGAGAAATCATCCCTTTTTCTATTCTATTGACATTATTGATTAGATTTGCTAAAGTATAAAGTCAAGCTATTTGACAGAAAAAAGGAGGAAAAGAAAGTGAAAAAGATTGCGTTTATTCTGATTGCGGTTTTTATTCTGGTGTTGGGTCTTGGAGAAAACGTCTCCTACGGAGCCGAACACAACCCGAGGTATGTGGGCCAATATCAGGTGAGCCTGAATCACAGCTTTTGGAAATTTGGCGACGAGGGGAAAAGTTCCATGTACGCGCATGCTTGCGTTTTTGGCAACGTGAGCGATGACTTTACCTTGATCTTCTCATATCTCGGACCAAGGTTCAGGCTATTCAATCAGCTGGATGCGTATGTTTTAACCGGTATCTACAGCGATTCGGCTGGATCTTCGGTGATAAATTCTCTGTGGTTGGATTATCCTTTTGGCAAAAACGATGTTTTTGCCGAAGTGGATTATTACGTTACTTTGCAGAACCAACCGCACCAGCTATTTGCCACAATGGAAGCTTCACGATTATTCAAGGATGATGTATCTATCGGCGGCGCCATTGAAGCTTTTGGCAATCTGGAAAACGGCCAATTCGGCGAGCTGGCTTATGGCCCATTTGTGCAATTTAAATTTTTGCGTTTTTGGGTCGCCTATGATGGAACGCCTGCTTTGCCAGGAGAAATTGTTTTCCTAAGGACAAGCCTAAAATTCACATTCTAACTATTTACAGCAAAAAATAAAGGCGCCCCACAAAATGGGACGTCTTTTTCTATTGGGAATTTTTTATTTTGCTTTTTTCTCTGAAGTAGATTTTAATCGTTTTTTATAATCGCGGGTGTAATAAAGTTTTGCGCGCCTGACAGCTTTTTGGTCAACCAGTTCAATTTTGTCAACCAGAGGAGAATATAAAGGAAAGATTTTTTCCACGCCAATGCCTTCGCTAATTTTGCGGACAGTAATGGTGGCGCCTTGCTCCTTGCCATGTTTTTTGGCAATGACCAAACCTTCATAAACCTGGATTCTTTCTTTTTCCTCGCCTTTAGCCGTCACATCTTTAATTTTTTGATGAATGCGCACAACCATGCCTGGTTGGACTGCATTTTTATCAATAATTTGTTTTTCAATAATTTTTTTCTTGGGCATAATATTGGATATTAGAAATTAGAAACTAGAAATTAGGGATTGGAAAATATTTTAATTTTTTGTATAACAAATTTTCTATTACCAACCTTCGTTGGCCGTAGCCAACTACGGTTGGCGAGGGCCAATTCCCAATTTCTAAATAAAAATAAATCCGAAAGGATTTGTATTCTTAGTTTACAACAAGAGCCCTGTTCCGTCAAGTCCTTGTCGCTCGCATGCAAATGGTCAGATTTTAGGTAAATTCTTGAGAATTATAGCTGTTGCTTGCTTGGCAGTAATTTTGGTGGTATCAATTACTAAATCATAATGAGATTCATCCGTGTGGTCAATCTTATAATATTTTTTATAGCGTTGTCTATCGTTCGCGATGCGATCTCTGATTGATTTTTTTAATTCGGTTAAAGACTTTGCTTTAGTCTCGTTACGTTTTTTGGAATCTGTTTCATTTTGGAGCTGTTGCCAGATTCTTTTGGCGCCTTCATTTAGATCGCATTTTATATAAATTTTAAAAGATTCAGGCAAAAAATAAAATTGGGTGCGTCCCTCAACAATGACCGTATTAGTTTTCGCAGTTTCTCTGGCTTCTTGGGCTATTTTTTGGTCAACATCAACATCTGTTTCCGGATGGGTCAAGGCATATTGGTTTAATTGTTCTAAATTCAGGCCTTTCTCTCTGGCTAATTCACGCCTGATCGCGCCGACATAAATGCGGTTCGCTTTTAATTTTTCAGCCAAAAGCTGGGCAATTGTGCTTTTGCCGCTGCCAGGAGCGCCTGAGATTGTGATGATTAATTGTTGTTTGGACATATTTATATAAAATTATTTATACCCCACTTTAGTGGGCAGTGGAAATTATTAATTTATTTCCCAATTTAAATTTTTAACTCTACAGATTATTTCATCTATACCATCTTCACCGAATTCTTGAGCTTTCTCATTGTAATTACAGAATTTATAATTCTTTAATTCGCTAATACTTTTAACTAAACCATGTTTAAAAGGATTTCCAATTATATAACCCATAACATTAAAATAAGCTTCTTCATCGGATATATTTTTATTGTGATATGGCTCCCAGATCGAAGAATATTTTTTACCAAACTTATTTAATTCATAAGAAATTCCGCCATTTATTCTCTGGATGATTTCT
Above is a window of Patescibacteria group bacterium DNA encoding:
- a CDS encoding transposase, yielding MRFYLDHNYYFITCRTFNRESFFSEDDLKQLLLDKILETSKNFEFKIDAYSILSNHYHLLFYLFKGLELKEIIQRINGGISYELNKFGKKYSSIWEPYHNKNISDEEAYFNVMGYIIGNPFKHGLVKSISELKNYKFCNYNEKAQEFGEDGIDEIICRVKNLNWEIN
- a CDS encoding thiamine pyrophosphate-dependent enzyme, whose protein sequence is MPTYKNPFEHLLNPGHTACPGCGQLIAARHVINACGKDTIIANATGCLEVTTSKHPTSSWKVPWIHSLFENPSAVGTGILAALKQKGLDKKVKVLVQGGDGSTFDIGLGLISGMWERGDNILYVCYDTEVYSNTGYQASGATPHDAFTRTSWPGKNSQGNSFYKKNMLEIALAHKLPYIASTTTGLIEDIKRKVKKAWEIEGPKFIHILTPCIPGWGIEDNMAIAFGKLAQKTGFFPVVEFVNGELVNAMKVPQDTPTVEEYLKNHIRFKHLFKDPKGQEEIAVLQKICADNIRKYNLK
- a CDS encoding cytidylate kinase family protein, whose protein sequence is MSKQQLIITISGAPGSGKSTIAQLLAEKLKANRIYVGAIRRELAREKGLNLEQLNQYALTHPETDVDVDQKIAQEARETAKTNTVIVEGRTQFYFLPESFKIYIKCDLNEGAKRIWQQLQNETDSKKRNETKAKSLTELKKSIRDRIANDRQRYKKYYKIDHTDESHYDLVIDTTKITAKQATAIILKNLPKI
- a CDS encoding helix-turn-helix domain-containing protein, whose translation is MDEKLSTLLQNIGFTEKEALVYLSLMELGSGTVSQISQRAKLKRSIIYIILEGLIKRGYVSELPETKISRYIAADPTKILSDLRNKVVDLKNLLPSLLAIYNKPAWKPKINYFEGKEGVASVYHYIENVKEACFITATGRIAEHLPEEVEAWITDKLAKSVPLVGKHLLSNTEIDRDFAKRLKGTKQQIKFLPKGLTVDMDISIYENKVALTSLEEHIFIVVIESKALYNSMKTIFDLLWEQGVK
- a CDS encoding transketolase C-terminal domain-containing protein, with amino-acid sequence MRNNNKQILEGSHAVAEIIRRLKPAVVSAYPITPQTHIVEDLAKMKAEGQADFEYINTESEFAAASVVLGASATGVRTYTATSSQGLLLMTEVLFNIAGLRLPVVITCANRAVSSPINIWNDQQDSVTIRDAGWIQLYAETNQEAVDLHILGFKLAESLMLPVMVNMDGFALTHTYEPVEIAEESLIKKYLPVYVPPKDTILDVNNPRSLGTFATPGRYMEIRQELFEDVAAAKKEIVKLNSEFKKVFGRGLGDNGLVEQYKTKDADIILVAMGSVCGTIKEAIDELRDKGNRVGLLKIISFRPFPDDEIATILSKAKYIGVIDKSISIGTEGVLASDIKRACYNKTKAEIKSFVVGLGGRDVTESMISDIVELAKDKSNETRFVGK
- a CDS encoding DUF378 domain-containing protein — encoded protein: MKMSVLGWIAFVLVIVGGLNWGLVGIFNYDLVAAIFGSMSMLSRIVYTLVGLGAIYMIGSAAMMKKS
- the rplS gene encoding 50S ribosomal protein L19, with protein sequence MPKKKIIEKQIIDKNAVQPGMVVRIHQKIKDVTAKGEEKERIQVYEGLVIAKKHGKEQGATITVRKISEGIGVEKIFPLYSPLVDKIELVDQKAVRRAKLYYTRDYKKRLKSTSEKKAK
- the uvrA gene encoding excinuclease ABC subunit UvrA, with the translated sequence MVKKDKIIIKGARVHNLKNLNVEIPKNKFVVITGLSGSGKSSLAFDTIFAEGQRQYVESLSSYARQFIGVMDKPDVDQIEGLSPVIAIDQKSTSNNPRSTVGTITEIYDYLRLLFARVGHLHCPICGQEIQKLGIRQIVEKISTLPAQTRLAVLAPIVIGQKGKLDHLIRKMKKANFYQLRLDGKIYGMNEIEKLLIDEEAEHNLDVLIDYMFVEKINPEKMAQSPLYQAVKKALDLSNGMVKILRKDSNTDLTFSQNLHCAKCDLNLPEIELRSFSFNSPFGACPKCTGLGVNLEIDPQLVVFNPRLTIEQGAIKVWTRLTANQPHQHKILEAVAKVHGVPLNKAVEKMDKEDLHLILYGTGNEEYEINGKKYTFEGIIPFLEKKYRESDSDYIQKEIEDYMREIICPECHGKRLKPESLAVTVLDKNIADLVNFNLQKLSDFFIAMEKDSKQAKGRFALSENEYKIARQLIVEIKRRLEYLINVSLDYLTLDRSATTLAGGEAQRIRLAKQISSSLTEIIYVLDEPSIGLHQRDNNRLIETLKKLRDMGNTVLVVEHDQAIMEAADVVIDIGPGAGEYGGQLVDIGPIEKIKKNKESLTGLYLSGKYKIEARKIYRKGNNKFLTVKGATANNLKNLDVKFPLGKFIAVTGVSGSGKSTLVSDILSRALAKHFYRAKEQPVEHKEIMGIGNLDKVITVDQSPIGRTPRSNPATYTGVFTYIRDLFTQTPEAKMRGFDAGKFSFNVVGGRCETCAGEGLVKIEMQFLPDVYVECEECHGTRYVKEALEIHYKGKNIANILDMPIDEAKRFFSDIPIIAEKLMILYDVGLGYLKLGQPATTLSGGEAQRVKLATELSRRATGKTLYILDEPTTGLHFDDINRLLGVLQKLVDKGNTVLVIEHNLDVIKSADWVIDMGPEGGDKGGKIIAQGTPKDITKVKSSYTGQYLKKLVR